One window from the genome of Rhodobacteraceae bacterium S2214 encodes:
- the panB gene encoding 3-methyl-2-oxobutanoate hydroxymethyltransferase: MSATAKKRAPMPDDIRAAKGGTPLVSLTAYTTPMAQMMDAHCDFVLVGDSVGMVLHGLPSTLGVTMDMMVMHGQAVSRGLTSAMMVIDMPFGSYEESPQQAFRNAARLMSETNAGAVKLEGGVEMAPTIAFLVKRGIPVMAHIGLTPQSINTLGGYKVQGRGDAGDALMADAIAVDEAGAFAVVLEKVPETLADEVTTQVDIPTIGIGASAGCDGQILVVDDMLGMFTAFKAKFVKRYAHLADDGEAAIAAYAEEVRARTFPAAEHVFSDKAPSK; this comes from the coding sequence CCAATGCCTGATGATATTCGGGCGGCGAAAGGTGGGACTCCACTGGTCAGCCTGACCGCCTACACGACACCGATGGCCCAGATGATGGACGCGCATTGCGACTTTGTTCTGGTTGGCGACAGCGTCGGGATGGTGCTGCACGGATTGCCATCCACGCTGGGTGTGACGATGGATATGATGGTGATGCACGGTCAAGCCGTGTCGCGCGGATTGACCAGCGCGATGATGGTGATCGACATGCCGTTCGGGTCTTATGAAGAAAGCCCACAGCAAGCATTCCGCAACGCCGCCCGCCTGATGTCGGAAACGAACGCAGGTGCTGTGAAGCTGGAAGGCGGCGTTGAAATGGCCCCGACCATCGCGTTTTTGGTCAAGCGCGGCATTCCCGTCATGGCCCACATCGGCCTGACACCGCAGTCGATCAACACGCTGGGCGGCTATAAAGTGCAAGGTCGCGGTGACGCGGGTGACGCGTTGATGGCCGATGCCATTGCGGTGGACGAGGCAGGCGCTTTCGCCGTGGTGCTTGAAAAGGTGCCGGAGACGCTCGCCGATGAGGTCACAACGCAGGTCGACATCCCCACCATTGGGATCGGCGCGAGTGCCGGCTGTGACGGTCAAATCCTTGTCGTGGATGACATGCTTGGCATGTTCACAGCGTTCAAAGCCAAGTTCGTGAAACGTTACGCGCATCTCGCAGACGACGGCGAAGCCGCGATTGCAGCCTACGCAGAGGAAGTTCGCGCGCGGACATTCCCTGCCGCTGAACATGTGTTCTCTGACAAAGCGCCAAGCAAATGA
- the panC gene encoding pantoate--beta-alanine ligase translates to MIAPIEQTLAGLRTQTAIWRRAGETIGVVPTMGALHQGHLSLARAARETCDRVIVTIFVNPKQFNNPDDLKNYPRTEQEDAKKLESIGVDLIYNPDGPQMYPDGFATNVSVNGLTDMLCGAHRPGHFDGVATVVSKLFLQTSADKAFFGEKDYQQLQIVRRMAADLDIPIDVVGCPTIREEDGLAMSSRNLLISDRARVKAPALAEVMNELRTALLAGGRMSDLLDDAKRKIVNAGFNEVEYLDLRDGTDLGLLDQPVEGSRLFAAAWLAGVRLIDNIAV, encoded by the coding sequence ATGATCGCCCCGATTGAACAGACGCTCGCAGGTCTTCGCACGCAGACCGCGATCTGGCGTAGGGCTGGCGAAACGATTGGTGTTGTCCCGACGATGGGCGCACTGCATCAAGGGCACTTATCGCTCGCACGCGCCGCCCGCGAAACCTGCGACCGCGTGATCGTCACAATCTTTGTGAACCCCAAACAGTTCAACAATCCTGACGATCTGAAAAACTACCCACGCACCGAACAGGAAGACGCGAAGAAACTGGAATCCATCGGCGTTGATCTGATCTACAATCCCGATGGGCCGCAGATGTATCCTGACGGCTTTGCGACGAACGTGTCTGTGAACGGGCTGACCGATATGCTTTGCGGCGCACACCGGCCCGGTCATTTCGATGGGGTGGCGACGGTCGTGTCGAAGCTGTTCTTGCAGACCTCAGCGGACAAGGCGTTTTTCGGCGAAAAAGACTACCAACAGCTGCAAATCGTGCGGCGCATGGCGGCTGATCTGGATATCCCAATCGACGTCGTTGGCTGCCCCACGATCCGCGAAGAAGATGGGTTGGCAATGTCATCGCGCAACCTGCTGATCTCGGACCGGGCGCGTGTAAAAGCGCCTGCTTTGGCGGAGGTGATGAACGAATTGCGCACCGCGTTGCTGGCGGGCGGGCGGATGTCGGACCTGCTGGACGACGCAAAGAGGAAGATCGTGAACGCGGGGTTCAACGAGGTGGAATACCTCGACCTACGCGATGGGACGGATTTGGGGCTGCTGGACCAACCAGTAGAGGGGTCACGGCTATTCGCAGCGGCTTGGCTGGCTGGAGTGCGGTTGATTGATAATATTGCGGTTTAA
- a CDS encoding acetylornithine deacetylase/succinyl-diaminopimelate desuccinylase family protein, with the protein MTALMAAIEDRRDDLIQLTGDLIRIPTLNPPGENYQAICDFLGKRLKASGFEIEMIRAHGTPGDSERYPRWNVIARRDGKDAGDCVHFNSHTDVVEVGKGWTVDPFGGELIDGKIYGRGACDMKGGLAASIIAAEAFIATYPDYHGAIEISGTADEESGGYGGVAYLAEQGFFAPERVQHVIIPEPLNKDRVCLGHRGGWWAEIETFGEIAHGSMPFLGDCAVRHMGAVLDKFESDLYPAMALRRTDMPVVPEGARQSTMNINSIHGGMAEQSDDFTGLPAHCVPDSCRVVIDRRFLVEEPLEDVRGEVEALLEGLKADRPKFDYALTELNSVLPSMTDRDAPVAATVAAEIAHVLGKEAEFVASPGTYDQKHIDRIGKLKNCVAYGPGILELAHKPDEYVGVDDMIDSAKVMARSLVKLLIN; encoded by the coding sequence ATGACCGCCCTGATGGCCGCGATTGAAGATCGCCGCGACGACCTGATCCAGCTGACTGGGGATTTGATCCGTATCCCGACGCTGAACCCGCCGGGCGAGAATTATCAGGCGATCTGCGACTTCCTTGGCAAGCGGTTGAAGGCATCGGGTTTCGAGATCGAGATGATCCGCGCCCACGGCACGCCCGGCGATAGCGAACGCTACCCCCGCTGGAATGTAATTGCGCGGCGGGATGGCAAAGATGCGGGCGATTGCGTGCATTTCAATTCGCATACGGATGTGGTCGAGGTCGGCAAAGGCTGGACTGTTGATCCGTTTGGCGGCGAACTGATCGACGGTAAAATCTACGGGCGTGGGGCCTGCGACATGAAAGGCGGGCTGGCCGCGTCGATCATCGCAGCAGAAGCCTTCATCGCGACCTACCCCGATTATCACGGTGCGATTGAGATCTCCGGCACCGCTGACGAAGAATCCGGCGGCTACGGTGGCGTCGCTTATCTGGCCGAGCAGGGCTTCTTTGCGCCCGAGCGCGTGCAGCACGTCATCATCCCCGAACCGCTGAACAAGGACCGCGTGTGTCTTGGGCATCGCGGCGGCTGGTGGGCCGAGATTGAGACGTTTGGCGAGATCGCCCATGGCTCTATGCCGTTCCTTGGCGATTGCGCTGTCCGCCATATGGGCGCGGTCTTGGACAAGTTTGAGAGCGACCTTTACCCCGCCATGGCCCTGCGCCGCACGGATATGCCCGTGGTGCCAGAGGGGGCCCGCCAATCGACGATGAACATCAATTCGATCCATGGGGGCATGGCTGAGCAATCGGATGACTTCACCGGCCTGCCCGCACATTGCGTCCCAGATTCTTGCCGCGTCGTAATCGACCGGCGGTTCTTGGTTGAGGAACCGCTAGAGGACGTGCGGGGAGAGGTTGAGGCGTTGCTGGAAGGCTTGAAAGCCGACCGACCCAAGTTCGATTATGCGCTGACAGAGTTGAACAGTGTTCTGCCGTCGATGACAGACCGGGACGCGCCCGTGGCCGCGACCGTAGCGGCAGAGATCGCGCATGTGCTTGGGAAAGAGGCCGAATTCGTCGCCTCACCCGGGACCTATGATCAGAAGCACATCGACCGGATCGGGAAGCTCAAGAACTGCGTGGCCTACGGGCCGGGGATTTTGGAACTGGCCCATAAGCCGGACGAATATGTGGGGGTCGATGATATGATCGACAGCGCGAAGGTGATGGCCCGGAGTTTGGTGAAGTTGTTGATTAATTGA
- a CDS encoding dimethylarginine dimethylaminohydrolase family protein yields the protein MVHDMTNEFSLQRRNVQGGTPLLDTWGFANETDRLTDVLLGSPAQLRHLSTSSLSRHHLRENPCNVQVAQAQHAELVSAYEHFDVTIHMHDPQPELPMQVYARDSSVMTPYGAVITAMSQWWRRGENYAAIRTYEQLGIPIYDMVTAGTFEGGDFNVIEEGCVLIGCGGARTQEEGARQVQAWFDAEGWETRLAFIDEYYVHIDLMVVPIAEKLTAVCLDCTEPAIVDWLKAKGHEIIDVPFRDTMALGCNFMSLGGDRVIAPTSSQTLIDQLRARGFDVAAIDMSEISKTGGGIHCMAQALKRVA from the coding sequence ATGGTGCATGACATGACGAACGAATTTTCTTTGCAACGACGTAACGTGCAAGGCGGCACGCCACTATTGGACACATGGGGCTTTGCCAATGAAACGGATCGGCTGACGGATGTCTTGCTGGGGTCGCCCGCGCAACTACGGCACCTGTCCACCAGTTCGTTGTCTCGTCATCATCTTCGCGAAAATCCGTGCAACGTTCAGGTGGCCCAAGCCCAACATGCGGAATTGGTCAGCGCATACGAGCATTTCGATGTCACTATACATATGCATGACCCGCAACCTGAACTACCGATGCAGGTCTACGCGCGCGATAGTTCGGTGATGACTCCTTACGGCGCGGTAATCACGGCGATGTCCCAATGGTGGCGGCGCGGCGAGAATTATGCAGCGATCCGCACATATGAACAGCTCGGCATCCCGATTTACGACATGGTGACCGCTGGCACATTTGAAGGCGGCGACTTTAACGTCATCGAAGAAGGCTGTGTGCTGATCGGTTGTGGTGGCGCGCGGACCCAAGAAGAAGGGGCGCGTCAGGTCCAAGCGTGGTTCGATGCGGAAGGCTGGGAAACGCGGCTTGCCTTCATCGACGAATACTATGTGCATATCGACCTGATGGTTGTGCCAATCGCTGAAAAGCTGACGGCAGTATGTCTGGATTGCACGGAACCTGCGATTGTGGATTGGTTGAAAGCCAAGGGTCACGAGATCATCGACGTCCCGTTCCGCGATACCATGGCGCTGGGCTGCAATTTCATGTCACTCGGCGGGGATCGCGTGATCGCGCCGACGTCTTCGCAGACGTTGATTGATCAACTGCGCGCGCGTGGTTTTGATGTTGCAGCGATTGATATGTCCGAGATCAGCAAAACTGGCGGTGGCATTCATTGCATGGCGCAGGCACTGAAACGGGTTGCGTGA
- a CDS encoding amidohydrolase: MPSTAQATALNHVEQSAEDLSKACQTIFNFGETAWREYESAAWYVKRLREEGFAVEEGSAGMPTAFCADWSNGDGPIIGMYAEYDAVPGNCQAATTDRAPRDGLGYQAGGHTDPHSGLGIAGLGGLLATKAAMEKHGIKGGLRFTGEPAEKVRGSKPIHAAAGYYDGLAAILSFYPFYMLPMCNTVRWDTHCGAAYSMVYRFLCDAPETWGTTDTPIPQSHSAVRAPGANDALNMMYLASKSLRDSMLPHQGGWSISEAILTAGQATADNLPARLAEIQYMMRTPDIAMAEQITAVLDRNAQAAADMTGCRWEKHWVCKSRPGLANHAMARTVWEAMVEVGPPIWDDGAKAIAREMQKNLGLAPMEDPFIPEMSRLIDPEAAEAILRHDLPPSQTNSTSDDYTDMTWHAPTARFYVARPALAADSSVTYPSWVMNALGGIPATIDPMVQTAAKILAMSAVRLLEDDDARDAAMAEFQARTAQDPIPPLCDYDPPINFRWPEYVTTARGCDWWIPKDMDGA; the protein is encoded by the coding sequence ATGCCAAGCACTGCACAAGCGACAGCCTTAAACCACGTTGAACAATCAGCTGAAGACCTTTCAAAGGCATGCCAAACCATTTTCAACTTCGGTGAAACCGCTTGGCGGGAATACGAATCTGCTGCGTGGTACGTCAAACGGCTGCGCGAAGAGGGATTCGCAGTTGAAGAAGGTAGCGCAGGGATGCCAACGGCATTCTGTGCAGATTGGTCGAATGGCGATGGTCCAATCATTGGGATGTATGCCGAATACGATGCTGTGCCTGGCAATTGTCAGGCGGCGACGACAGATCGTGCTCCACGTGATGGTCTCGGTTACCAAGCAGGCGGGCATACTGATCCGCATTCCGGTCTTGGGATCGCAGGGCTTGGCGGATTATTGGCGACCAAAGCCGCAATGGAAAAGCATGGGATCAAGGGTGGGCTGCGGTTTACCGGTGAACCTGCCGAAAAGGTGCGCGGGTCAAAACCAATCCACGCCGCTGCCGGATACTATGACGGGCTTGCTGCGATACTATCGTTTTATCCGTTCTATATGCTGCCGATGTGTAACACGGTACGGTGGGATACCCACTGTGGTGCCGCCTATTCCATGGTCTACCGCTTCCTTTGCGATGCGCCGGAAACATGGGGCACGACCGACACACCGATCCCGCAAAGCCATTCAGCGGTTCGGGCGCCCGGTGCGAATGATGCGTTGAATATGATGTACCTCGCGTCGAAATCCCTACGCGACAGCATGTTGCCGCACCAAGGCGGCTGGTCGATTTCCGAAGCCATCCTGACCGCAGGGCAAGCCACGGCTGATAACCTGCCAGCCAGACTGGCCGAGATACAATACATGATGCGCACGCCCGACATTGCGATGGCGGAACAGATCACAGCTGTGCTGGACCGCAACGCGCAGGCCGCAGCGGATATGACTGGATGCCGCTGGGAAAAACACTGGGTCTGCAAATCCCGACCCGGATTGGCGAACCACGCAATGGCACGGACAGTCTGGGAAGCGATGGTCGAAGTGGGGCCGCCGATTTGGGATGATGGGGCCAAGGCCATCGCACGTGAAATGCAAAAGAACCTAGGCTTGGCACCAATGGAGGACCCGTTCATTCCGGAAATGTCGCGCCTGATTGATCCCGAAGCGGCGGAAGCGATTTTGCGACATGACCTACCGCCGTCGCAGACAAATTCAACATCTGACGACTATACAGACATGACATGGCACGCACCGACAGCACGGTTCTATGTGGCGCGCCCTGCCTTGGCGGCCGATTCTAGCGTGACTTACCCGTCGTGGGTGATGAACGCGCTTGGGGGTATCCCCGCAACGATTGATCCAATGGTACAAACGGCGGCGAAAATTCTCGCGATGTCTGCGGTTCGGCTGCTTGAAGACGACGACGCGCGTGACGCCGCAATGGCTGAATTTCAAGCGCGGACAGCACAGGACCCGATCCCGCCCTTGTGTGACTATGACCCGCCGATCAATTTCCGCTGGCCGGAATATGTGACGACGGCGCGGGGGTGCGACTGGTGGATTCCCAAAGATATGGATGGTGCATGA
- a CDS encoding serine/threonine protein kinase, producing MGNENAAEIGTDEDFVDELKPGTQLMHGQYTIESFLNAGGFGITYLARDSLDRKIVIKECFPGSFCRRSRSIVQARSRAHQKELNSMVRLFVQEAKSLAKLNHPNIVGVHQVFEDNDTAYMALDFVEGRDMLDTLDDPDAVMAPETIKSMLIDVLGAVGFIHSQDILHRDISPDNILIEPSGRPVLIDFGAAREEATKQSRVLSALSVVKDGYSPQEFYIAGSDQNASSDLYALGASFYHFIKGEVPPNSQARLAAIASGDSDPYVPLNGAIPGYDSNFLSAIDKALEVLPKNRVQSAQEWLDMIAGKHLPTAEGSKATVASAVAATAPSSQGKSKVAMLMASAAAIAVVGVGVAFSTGAFDAAEVVEADASATATETPDAMAEALALVEAATQDAIEESAAVETAATEASAVEQTQATDTAVLEAQAQVEAELAALERAAEEERVAKAAEFAALAAENEARRIALAEERAAALAIREAAQAEAAARAAVAAEAQAVAEAQAAAAEEARQLAEARAAQEAQDAAEAEARAIAQAEADAAQAAAEEAARVAAAEAAEAARKAEAAALAAATLDTPTPPMDSNELIALAGITGAPEMPATAFAAILAEGPNASGFANTADFVLPDTASGFTSVSLALSEAIPAFAPGREIVNETPADNSFVLSNWTVELPFTAASSSSRVIGNVGPVAPLWVNEGVEIDTVNGRAIANIDGIGDTLKSAIELEDQTELQVSFGIKDAETGNQTEQNWTLPIIQKTALLNGISFETRRIDDAWVTTVTDAPASAKSDLKVGDQLIAYMLTSELVDDRTSMKTIMDRELADGKSLFSFAVNRDGTMWIASLDYAGNAQ from the coding sequence ATGGGCAACGAGAACGCAGCAGAAATCGGCACCGACGAGGATTTCGTTGACGAGCTGAAGCCGGGCACGCAGTTGATGCATGGCCAGTATACGATCGAAAGCTTCCTGAATGCAGGCGGCTTTGGCATCACGTACTTGGCCAGAGATAGTCTTGATCGGAAGATCGTGATCAAGGAATGTTTTCCTGGATCTTTCTGCCGCCGTAGCCGGTCGATTGTGCAGGCACGGTCCCGTGCCCACCAGAAAGAACTGAATTCAATGGTACGCTTGTTTGTGCAAGAGGCGAAAAGCCTTGCCAAACTGAACCATCCGAACATCGTGGGCGTTCACCAAGTCTTTGAAGACAACGACACCGCTTACATGGCGCTCGACTTTGTTGAAGGTCGCGACATGCTGGATACGCTAGACGATCCAGATGCGGTCATGGCACCGGAAACCATCAAGTCGATGTTGATTGACGTGCTGGGCGCGGTTGGCTTCATTCACAGCCAAGACATTCTGCACCGCGATATTTCACCAGACAACATCCTGATCGAACCATCAGGTCGTCCGGTTCTGATCGACTTTGGTGCAGCACGTGAAGAAGCCACCAAGCAAAGCCGCGTGCTGTCTGCGCTCAGCGTTGTGAAGGACGGTTATTCGCCGCAAGAATTCTACATCGCAGGATCAGACCAGAACGCGTCATCCGATTTGTACGCACTGGGCGCTAGTTTCTATCACTTCATCAAGGGTGAGGTTCCGCCGAACTCACAAGCACGGTTGGCTGCAATCGCATCCGGTGACAGCGATCCATACGTTCCGCTGAATGGCGCGATCCCGGGCTACGATTCCAATTTCTTGTCAGCCATTGATAAGGCGCTTGAAGTCCTGCCAAAGAACCGCGTTCAGTCCGCACAGGAATGGTTGGACATGATTGCGGGTAAGCATTTGCCAACTGCCGAAGGTAGCAAAGCGACAGTTGCATCAGCAGTTGCAGCAACAGCGCCATCATCACAAGGCAAGTCCAAGGTCGCAATGTTGATGGCATCAGCCGCAGCAATTGCTGTTGTTGGCGTTGGCGTCGCATTCTCAACCGGTGCTTTTGACGCAGCAGAGGTCGTTGAGGCCGACGCATCCGCGACGGCAACTGAAACACCAGACGCCATGGCAGAAGCTTTGGCGCTTGTTGAAGCAGCGACACAAGACGCAATCGAAGAAAGCGCCGCAGTTGAAACAGCTGCTACAGAGGCTTCTGCAGTCGAACAGACGCAGGCGACGGACACCGCAGTTCTTGAAGCCCAAGCTCAAGTCGAGGCCGAATTGGCTGCACTGGAACGTGCCGCCGAAGAAGAACGCGTCGCTAAAGCCGCCGAATTTGCAGCGCTCGCCGCTGAAAACGAAGCACGCCGTATCGCGCTCGCCGAAGAACGCGCCGCTGCATTGGCAATCCGCGAAGCAGCCCAAGCTGAAGCCGCGGCACGCGCCGCAGTAGCAGCCGAAGCACAAGCTGTCGCAGAAGCGCAAGCCGCAGCGGCTGAAGAAGCGCGTCAATTGGCCGAAGCACGTGCTGCACAAGAAGCACAGGACGCAGCCGAAGCAGAAGCACGTGCCATTGCACAAGCTGAGGCTGACGCAGCTCAGGCAGCAGCCGAAGAAGCCGCACGTGTTGCCGCAGCCGAAGCCGCCGAAGCTGCGCGTAAAGCAGAAGCTGCAGCACTGGCCGCCGCGACGCTGGACACACCAACACCGCCGATGGATTCTAACGAATTGATCGCACTTGCCGGGATCACCGGTGCACCTGAAATGCCGGCGACTGCCTTTGCAGCCATTCTGGCGGAAGGTCCGAACGCATCCGGTTTTGCTAATACAGCTGATTTCGTCTTGCCCGACACTGCCTCAGGTTTCACATCTGTTTCATTGGCGCTGTCAGAAGCGATCCCAGCGTTCGCGCCGGGCCGCGAGATCGTTAACGAGACACCGGCAGACAATTCATTCGTTCTGTCAAACTGGACCGTCGAATTGCCGTTTACGGCAGCGTCGTCTTCGTCCCGTGTCATCGGCAACGTTGGCCCTGTCGCCCCGCTTTGGGTGAACGAAGGTGTCGAAATTGATACCGTGAATGGTCGCGCAATCGCGAACATCGACGGCATTGGCGACACGCTGAAGAGCGCGATTGAATTAGAGGATCAGACTGAATTGCAGGTCAGCTTCGGCATCAAAGATGCGGAAACCGGCAATCAAACTGAACAAAACTGGACCCTGCCTATCATCCAAAAGACAGCCCTTTTGAATGGGATCAGCTTTGAAACACGTCGCATCGACGATGCGTGGGTCACAACTGTGACTGATGCACCGGCAAGCGCGAAAAGCGACCTGAAGGTCGGCGATCAGCTGATCGCATACATGCTGACATCCGAACTTGTGGATGATCGCACATCAATGAAAACGATCATGGATCGTGAACTCGCTGACGGCAAATCGCTGTTTAGCTTTGCTGTCAACCGTGACGGAACGATGTGGATTGCATCGCTCGACTACGCTGGCAATGCGCAATGA
- a CDS encoding FHA domain-containing protein: protein MKFLSDLFSRKRSDAKPADAPIENFADVATRADATLDQVNTNALIDNVNEKVGDKSPKVNIWDDEEDLPPVASLEEIRPSAPAPAKAPSRARRTKTRLIGFESSSGVVDLFDSTPAAAPTKRAKFPVGWAIVVSGPGRGECFSLESGMSQIGRGEDQAIQLDFGDNAVSRTNHAAIVYDAENHTFLLGHGGKSNIVRLNDQPVISNEALKDGDMIRIGETTLRFVPLCSPDFNWAAEGTTDNEESDDVAIA from the coding sequence ATGAAATTTCTAAGTGATCTTTTTAGTCGCAAGCGTTCCGACGCCAAGCCGGCCGATGCACCAATCGAAAACTTTGCGGATGTCGCGACACGCGCTGACGCAACGCTTGATCAGGTCAACACCAATGCGTTGATCGACAATGTGAACGAAAAAGTTGGCGATAAATCCCCTAAGGTTAACATCTGGGATGATGAAGAAGACTTGCCACCGGTCGCGTCGCTCGAAGAAATTCGCCCAAGCGCTCCGGCACCAGCAAAGGCCCCGTCACGGGCACGCCGCACGAAAACGCGCCTGATCGGTTTCGAAAGCAGCTCTGGCGTTGTAGATCTGTTCGACAGCACACCGGCAGCAGCACCTACCAAACGGGCAAAGTTCCCAGTTGGTTGGGCGATTGTTGTGTCCGGCCCAGGCCGTGGCGAATGTTTCTCGCTGGAATCCGGCATGTCCCAGATTGGACGTGGCGAAGACCAAGCCATCCAGCTTGATTTCGGCGATAACGCCGTGTCGCGTACCAACCATGCAGCGATTGTTTACGATGCTGAAAACCACACGTTCCTGTTGGGTCACGGTGGCAAAAGCAACATCGTACGCCTGAATGACCAACCAGTGATCAGCAATGAAGCTCTGAAAGACGGTGATATGATCCGGATCGGTGAGACGACTTTGCGCTTTGTGCCGCTTTGTTCCCCAGACTTTAACTGGGCAGCTGAAGGCACCACCGACAACGAGGAGTCCGACGATGTGGCGATCGCCTGA
- a CDS encoding protein phosphatase 2C domain-containing protein, with translation MWRSPEPRYDVASALCQGGRDYQEDAIVTDFPFGSDSGVVVLADGMGGHAAGDVASKIVVTEVFSELKFQSANFHEFEKDIPSMMTSAAAGANACVRDHVQDNPQTRGMGATLVSLVMVENRMFWMSIGDSPLYLLRGGKLRQLNEDHSMAPQIDFMVQSGLLDPEVAKNHPDRNCLTSVILGERVAKSDCPNDPFGLEIGDIVVVSSDGLQYLDEPVIQKILHKYRRRKSAEIAGHLLEAIEKLGDVDQDNVSFAVIKLNHNKPMDRAVRVKPTDIVDTTSASVTRVVHLDEVAEAKKNAASAASDEEPALKLVSGVK, from the coding sequence ATGTGGCGATCGCCTGAACCCCGTTACGACGTAGCCTCTGCGTTGTGCCAAGGCGGCCGTGACTATCAGGAAGACGCGATTGTCACTGACTTTCCGTTTGGATCTGATAGCGGTGTTGTCGTCCTTGCTGACGGTATGGGTGGCCATGCGGCTGGTGATGTGGCGTCAAAGATCGTCGTCACAGAAGTCTTTAGCGAACTGAAATTCCAATCTGCGAACTTTCACGAATTCGAAAAAGACATCCCGTCGATGATGACCTCTGCGGCAGCTGGTGCAAACGCATGTGTCCGCGACCATGTCCAAGACAACCCACAAACCCGCGGTATGGGTGCGACTTTGGTTTCGCTCGTCATGGTGGAAAACCGGATGTTCTGGATGTCGATTGGTGACAGCCCGTTGTATCTGCTGCGCGGTGGTAAACTGCGCCAGTTGAACGAAGATCATTCAATGGCTCCGCAGATTGATTTCATGGTGCAATCGGGCCTTCTGGACCCGGAAGTTGCCAAGAACCATCCCGATCGGAACTGTCTGACGTCGGTGATTTTGGGCGAGCGCGTCGCGAAGTCTGATTGCCCGAACGATCCGTTTGGTCTTGAGATTGGCGATATCGTGGTCGTGTCTTCTGATGGGCTTCAGTATCTTGATGAACCGGTGATCCAAAAGATCCTGCACAAGTACCGTCGCCGTAAAAGCGCCGAAATTGCAGGGCATCTGTTGGAAGCGATCGAAAAGCTGGGTGATGTGGATCAGGATAACGTGTCTTTTGCCGTGATCAAACTGAACCACAACAAGCCGATGGATCGCGCCGTTCGGGTGAAACCGACCGACATCGTTGATACCACATCTGCGTCCGTGACCCGTGTCGTCCATCTGGATGAGGTGGCCGAAGCTAAGAAAAATGCTGCATCCGCTGCATCTGATGAAGAACCAGCACTGAAACTGGTATCCGGAGTAAAGTAA